One window of Chryseobacterium sp. JJR-5R genomic DNA carries:
- a CDS encoding cyclic-phosphate processing receiver domain-containing protein, whose product MENTKRLLFLDDIRCPPDVYHYTKRDIFCREDWHIVRDYTEFVSRILENGLPEMISFDHDLGDTQDIKSGSREDVEKTGYDCAKWLVEYCMDHDTELPEFYCHSMNPVGKENIEKPVKQL is encoded by the coding sequence ATGGAAAATACAAAAAGATTATTGTTTCTGGACGATATAAGATGCCCGCCTGATGTGTATCATTATACAAAACGGGATATTTTCTGCAGGGAAGACTGGCATATTGTCCGGGATTACACAGAGTTTGTCAGCAGGATTCTGGAAAACGGGCTTCCGGAGATGATTTCTTTTGACCATGACCTTGGCGATACACAAGATATAAAGTCCGGTTCTCGGGAAGATGTTGAAAAAACAGGCTACGACTGTGCCAAATGGCTGGTTGAATATTGTATGGATCATGATACGGAACTGCCCGAATTCTATTGCCATTCTATGAATCCGGTGGGAAAGGAAAATATCGAAAAACCTGTTAAACAACTTTAA
- a CDS encoding ribonuclease H-like YkuK family protein has product METQQQKWQNMNGKIFRDPITQLVEEAILREQANGHRLKVCVGSDSHVYGDAINYATAVVIIREGKGAFTFIRKEREFRRISIKERMLNEVNKSVEIAYAICAVLETYDVEMEVHADINTDPDFKSNVALKDAMGYILGMGYVFKAKPYAFASSNCADMMV; this is encoded by the coding sequence ATGGAAACGCAACAACAAAAATGGCAGAACATGAACGGAAAAATTTTCCGCGATCCTATCACACAGCTGGTAGAAGAAGCCATCCTCCGAGAACAGGCCAACGGGCACCGGCTGAAAGTGTGTGTGGGATCAGATTCCCATGTATATGGTGACGCTATTAATTATGCTACGGCAGTCGTAATCATCCGCGAGGGAAAAGGAGCGTTTACCTTTATCAGGAAAGAAAGGGAATTCCGGCGGATCAGTATCAAGGAACGGATGCTGAATGAAGTCAACAAATCCGTAGAGATTGCTTACGCCATCTGTGCTGTCCTGGAAACGTATGATGTGGAAATGGAGGTACACGCAGACATTAACACCGATCCGGATTTTAAATCCAATGTCGCTTTGAAAGATGCCATGGGCTACATTCTGGGAATGGGATATGTATTTAAAGCTAAACCCTACGCATTCGCAAGTTCCAATTGTGCTGATATGATGGTGTGA
- a CDS encoding 3'-5' exonuclease, with protein MFLYDKVIVIDIEATCWAKGQAPENQKTEIIEIGICKLNMADGSIEDKRSYLIKPVQSEVSEYCTQLTGITPEKLEKEGMTFKEACLNIKNRYSSLQITYAGYGGFDKLIMESQCKELDIKFPFSETYLDLKVIISLMSGKKPIGLLKELETRNIDFEGNNHNGADDAFNTARLLYHILKK; from the coding sequence ATGTTTTTATACGATAAAGTAATAGTAATAGATATTGAAGCCACCTGCTGGGCCAAAGGACAGGCGCCGGAAAATCAGAAAACAGAAATCATCGAGATCGGCATCTGCAAGCTCAACATGGCAGACGGAAGCATCGAAGACAAGAGAAGCTACCTGATAAAGCCGGTGCAGTCTGAAGTCAGTGAATACTGTACACAGCTTACAGGGATCACGCCGGAAAAGCTGGAAAAAGAAGGGATGACTTTTAAAGAAGCATGTTTAAATATAAAAAACAGATATAGTTCCTTACAGATAACATACGCCGGGTATGGAGGCTTTGATAAATTGATCATGGAAAGCCAGTGCAAAGAGCTGGATATTAAATTTCCTTTCAGTGAAACCTATCTTGATTTGAAAGTGATCATCAGCTTAATGAGCGGTAAGAAACCAATCGGGCTTTTAAAAGAACTGGAAACAAGGAATATAGACTTTGAAGGAAACAATCACAACGGTGCAGATGATGCTTTTAACACAGCGAGATTACTGTATCATATTTTAAAGAAATAA
- a CDS encoding VOC family protein, producing MIKGLYETHIQVSNLENAVLFYTEVLGLEPAHRDETRPIAFLWIGKNKAAMLGLWEQKENLQTRHFAFSADVEDILHYAAGFLKGKKLKPYNFLKNGTEAPMVFAWMPALAIYFNDPDGNQLEFISILEGAGKPELGVVSYEEWLNQK from the coding sequence ATGATTAAAGGATTATACGAAACCCATATTCAGGTAAGCAACCTGGAAAACGCTGTACTGTTTTACACCGAAGTTTTGGGATTGGAACCGGCTCACCGGGATGAAACCCGCCCGATTGCATTTTTATGGATCGGAAAAAACAAAGCAGCCATGCTGGGATTGTGGGAACAGAAAGAAAACCTGCAGACCAGGCATTTTGCATTTTCTGCTGATGTGGAAGACATCCTGCATTACGCGGCCGGGTTTTTAAAAGGCAAAAAATTAAAGCCTTACAATTTCCTCAAAAACGGAACTGAAGCACCCATGGTTTTTGCATGGATGCCGGCACTGGCCATTTACTTCAATGATCCGGACGGAAACCAGCTGGAATTTATTTCAATTCTGGAAGGTGCCGGAAAACCGGAACTGGGTGTGGTTTCCTATGAAGAGTGGCTGAATCAGAAATAA
- a CDS encoding APC family permease — protein sequence MELRINPFPKNNYPKKGLLIKGSSPLTWLHEMEVLGIVLSQVRSFPIPSLEPNVLYGCFLVFPDLALNEIGKNAYFQCVDNKLFIPENTDFYPKVNPEEWQSVETEFIVMHPDFGLVRLDEKIDWLSLIRSPEQTGNQVRKPLSGVKIPQNIERFTVEMDDEKVLEALQKPQTEEEWMKDLPFDLKKVMAGNKKEIEKYLKYIEKYPDRAVELGIPLDIMGTSRGSGFGKFKFFEKIGLGKLFAGNTSGGSFFYPAKYGWILWSIFIIVGVVWFSLYQIIESPASSGPASSGKISEIDKNMMSPVVGYQSGVTDIDMKIDSLYGSERRNLLNEHQRAASWYKDSDHKNSYEEYLKNGGRPIEKISEEIDRVAQEIKNSEDSLKKVYHKKIVKYLVQNEEKYRKKIADSLSSVSSGKPADEGIVKHIWKKRQVLIEDSLGRLYGTKEYQDPPFKPDEAGKVRTFEKEDSGTKHDILEIIFLIVLMTGIVGLYSYFVKRKTLNIGGRNVPGRTKAILILILTAMLVYLFYPLIEMFGYNWFVWVLVICVVLLLYRLFSDDKTILKSDKDE from the coding sequence ATGGAACTTAGAATCAACCCCTTTCCGAAGAATAACTATCCTAAAAAAGGGCTTTTGATCAAGGGGTCTTCACCGTTGACGTGGCTTCATGAAATGGAAGTCTTGGGAATAGTGTTAAGTCAGGTCAGGTCGTTTCCTATTCCGTCCCTTGAACCGAATGTGTTGTACGGCTGTTTTCTGGTTTTCCCGGACCTGGCTTTGAATGAAATCGGTAAAAATGCCTATTTTCAATGCGTTGATAATAAGCTCTTTATTCCTGAAAACACGGATTTTTATCCGAAAGTAAATCCGGAAGAATGGCAAAGTGTTGAAACGGAATTCATTGTTATGCATCCTGATTTCGGGCTGGTAAGATTAGACGAAAAAATCGACTGGCTTTCGCTGATCCGGTCTCCCGAACAAACCGGAAACCAGGTCCGGAAACCGCTGAGCGGCGTAAAGATCCCTCAGAATATTGAACGCTTTACGGTGGAAATGGATGATGAAAAAGTCCTGGAAGCCCTGCAGAAACCGCAGACTGAAGAAGAATGGATGAAAGATCTTCCTTTTGACCTGAAAAAGGTAATGGCAGGAAATAAAAAGGAAATTGAAAAATACCTGAAATACATTGAAAAATATCCTGACCGGGCAGTAGAGCTGGGGATTCCGCTTGATATAATGGGGACGTCAAGAGGCAGCGGCTTCGGGAAGTTTAAATTTTTTGAAAAAATAGGGTTAGGAAAATTATTTGCAGGAAATACTTCCGGAGGCAGTTTTTTTTATCCTGCAAAGTACGGTTGGATTTTATGGTCGATATTCATTATTGTGGGCGTGGTGTGGTTTTCACTCTATCAGATTATTGAATCTCCTGCGTCTTCAGGCCCGGCGTCCTCCGGCAAAATTTCAGAGATCGATAAAAATATGATGTCACCGGTGGTAGGCTATCAGTCAGGCGTTACGGATATAGACATGAAGATTGACTCCCTGTACGGATCAGAAAGGCGGAATCTGCTGAATGAACATCAGAGGGCAGCCAGCTGGTACAAGGATTCTGATCACAAAAACAGCTACGAGGAATATCTGAAAAACGGAGGCCGGCCTATTGAGAAGATTTCTGAGGAAATAGATAGGGTGGCACAGGAAATTAAAAATTCTGAAGATTCACTCAAAAAAGTTTACCATAAAAAAATTGTAAAATACCTGGTGCAGAATGAAGAAAAGTACAGGAAAAAAATTGCAGATTCCCTGAGCAGCGTAAGTTCAGGAAAACCCGCTGATGAAGGCATTGTAAAACATATCTGGAAAAAGAGACAGGTACTGATTGAAGATTCCCTGGGAAGACTGTACGGAACAAAAGAATACCAGGATCCTCCCTTTAAGCCGGACGAGGCTGGAAAAGTCCGGACATTTGAAAAGGAAGATTCCGGCACAAAACATGATATCCTGGAAATTATTTTTTTAATTGTTCTGATGACGGGGATTGTAGGCCTGTATTCCTATTTCGTAAAAAGAAAAACACTGAATATCGGAGGCAGGAATGTTCCCGGGAGAACCAAGGCCATCCTGATTTTAATTTTAACGGCCATGCTGGTGTATCTGTTTTATCCTCTTATTGAAATGTTCGGATACAACTGGTTTGTCTGGGTGCTGGTGATCTGTGTGGTCCTGCTTCTGTACCGCCTCTTCAGTGATGATAAAACTATTTTAAAATCGGATAAGGATGAATAA
- a CDS encoding DUF434 domain-containing protein, whose protein sequence is MQKNRGKNTDDDLLFGSEKQTGKLKMAVQDMHYLLSRGYAERASSELTGNRYRLKARQIQAVRAASASEIQIRNRADKALQISALQDATVHLDGFNIIILLESLLSGAYIFRGADGCLRDLSGVHGTYRKVNQTLKSIELVAAFFQKSGARKLIWIFDKPVSNSGRIRQMVLDFSFENHLNWETELEFNPDRFLAEHAEIAVSSDGWILDHCRNWFNLAGYLMEEEKLPVNLVKMV, encoded by the coding sequence ATGCAAAAAAACCGCGGAAAAAACACGGATGACGACCTGCTTTTCGGTTCAGAAAAGCAGACCGGAAAACTGAAAATGGCAGTTCAGGATATGCACTACCTGTTAAGCAGAGGCTATGCTGAAAGGGCTTCTTCGGAACTGACCGGAAACCGCTACCGCCTTAAAGCCCGCCAGATTCAGGCCGTCCGTGCTGCTTCTGCCTCAGAAATCCAGATCCGGAACAGGGCAGACAAAGCACTTCAGATTTCCGCATTACAGGATGCAACGGTACATCTGGACGGCTTTAATATCATCATCCTCCTGGAAAGCCTGCTTTCCGGAGCTTATATTTTCCGGGGTGCGGACGGCTGTTTACGGGATCTTTCCGGCGTTCACGGGACCTACAGAAAAGTGAACCAGACTTTAAAATCAATCGAACTTGTTGCGGCATTTTTTCAAAAGTCCGGAGCCCGGAAATTAATCTGGATTTTTGACAAACCTGTTTCCAACAGCGGCAGGATCAGACAGATGGTCCTGGATTTTTCTTTTGAAAATCATCTGAACTGGGAAACTGAACTGGAATTTAATCCGGACAGATTCCTTGCTGAACACGCAGAAATTGCCGTCTCTTCAGATGGCTGGATTCTGGACCATTGCCGGAACTGGTTTAACCTTGCCGGATACTTGATGGAAGAAGAAAAGCTTCCCGTTAACTTGGTGAAAATGGTTTAA
- a CDS encoding DUF4919 domain-containing protein, translating to MSQETVFDFVKNPTKENFLKSRELVINSPDYDPYSEDLTIMEKLLENKAYEKLNYYVTVNVLLSPKAHFIKYLSLKETGNAKAAESIMFICYHILNCIEKTGDGTMQNPYIVTRVSDETDFLQFHLRKKHIRQKLIQSEGKYMDVLTLEDGSELYFDITTPYRKIAFSEKRNEE from the coding sequence ATGAGCCAGGAAACCGTATTTGATTTTGTAAAAAATCCTACTAAAGAAAATTTTCTGAAATCCAGGGAATTGGTGATCAACAGTCCGGATTATGATCCTTATTCTGAGGATTTGACCATTATGGAAAAACTGTTAGAGAATAAAGCATACGAAAAACTGAATTATTATGTTACGGTTAATGTACTGCTAAGTCCCAAAGCACATTTTATAAAATATCTTTCTTTAAAAGAAACCGGAAATGCAAAAGCGGCAGAAAGTATTATGTTTATCTGCTATCATATTTTAAATTGTATTGAGAAGACAGGAGACGGAACCATGCAGAATCCATATATTGTAACCAGGGTTTCTGACGAAACTGATTTTTTACAGTTTCATTTGAGAAAAAAGCATATCCGGCAAAAATTAATTCAGAGTGAAGGTAAGTATATGGATGTTTTAACGTTAGAAGATGGATCTGAATTGTATTTCGATATCACGACACCTTACCGGAAAATTGCATTTTCTGAAAAAAGAAATGAAGAATAA
- a CDS encoding RNA ligase, Rnl2 family yields MIFKTYNTIENAYQARVIDQIRMQGFGDEVFIVQEKVHGANLSFFTDGKEIKMAKRTAFIEKDEKFYNAYRILERYRKNVIHIFEKVKAVYPDMETVVIYGELFGGGYKHKEVEPVEEAVKVQKGVEYAPDNEFYGFDIKLNGTTYLDTDLVNQIFEETGFFYAKTLFQGTLEEALKFPNAFDSEIPAWLGLPEIENNMCEGTIVKTLKTRYFGNGARVILKNKNEKWTEKSKMVKKDRPAKKDIHFSGKAQEIWEEIRNYATVNRLNNVVSKTGEFEPEMTGKVIGLFAQDILEDFEKDFPGAFAAIEKEEHKRINKKLNSLVIDLVKQELMTLKI; encoded by the coding sequence ATGATTTTCAAAACATATAACACAATAGAAAATGCGTACCAAGCCCGCGTGATCGATCAGATCAGGATGCAGGGCTTCGGGGATGAGGTTTTCATTGTGCAGGAAAAGGTTCACGGAGCCAATCTCTCTTTCTTTACCGACGGAAAGGAGATTAAGATGGCCAAAAGAACCGCTTTCATCGAAAAGGATGAGAAATTTTACAATGCATACCGGATTTTAGAACGTTACAGGAAAAATGTAATTCATATCTTCGAAAAGGTGAAAGCCGTTTATCCGGATATGGAAACGGTGGTTATTTATGGCGAACTGTTCGGTGGCGGCTATAAACATAAAGAAGTAGAGCCCGTAGAAGAGGCGGTAAAAGTGCAGAAAGGTGTTGAATATGCGCCGGACAACGAATTTTACGGATTCGATATCAAACTGAACGGCACCACTTATCTGGATACGGATTTAGTCAATCAGATTTTTGAGGAAACCGGCTTTTTCTATGCAAAAACCCTTTTTCAGGGGACTTTGGAAGAGGCTTTGAAGTTCCCGAATGCTTTCGATTCTGAAATTCCCGCCTGGTTGGGCCTGCCTGAAATCGAAAATAACATGTGCGAAGGGACCATTGTCAAAACTTTGAAAACCAGGTATTTTGGAAACGGGGCACGGGTCATTCTGAAAAATAAAAATGAGAAATGGACTGAGAAATCAAAAATGGTTAAAAAAGACAGGCCTGCAAAAAAAGACATTCATTTCAGCGGAAAAGCTCAGGAGATCTGGGAGGAAATCCGGAACTATGCAACGGTAAACCGATTGAATAATGTTGTCAGCAAGACTGGTGAATTTGAGCCTGAAATGACAGGTAAAGTAATTGGCCTTTTTGCACAGGATATTCTGGAGGATTTTGAAAAAGATTTCCCGGGAGCTTTCGCAGCCATAGAAAAAGAGGAGCACAAAAGAATCAATAAAAAATTGAATTCTTTGGTCATTGATCTGGTAAAACAGGAGCTGATGACGCTTAAAATTTAG
- a CDS encoding metallophosphoesterase family protein: MKPNIFFTADHHFGHENIIKFSERPFESPEQMNEELIKRWNEKIGTHDTVYHLGDISLGKPDFTREVLDRLNGDIHLIKGNHEGAALTCPKRFASIRDYHELRVDEPESSNGRQKIILFHYAMRTWNGSHRGTWQLYGHSHGTLPDDEMALSMDVGVDCHNFYPVSYEEIKEIMKKKKWVPPFAPRN, encoded by the coding sequence ATGAAACCCAATATATTTTTTACAGCAGACCATCATTTTGGTCATGAAAATATTATAAAGTTTTCCGAAAGGCCTTTTGAGTCTCCGGAACAGATGAATGAAGAGCTCATCAAAAGATGGAATGAGAAAATCGGAACCCATGATACCGTCTACCATTTAGGCGATATCAGTTTGGGCAAACCGGATTTCACCAGAGAAGTGCTGGACAGGCTGAACGGTGACATCCACCTGATCAAAGGCAACCATGAAGGGGCCGCCCTGACCTGTCCGAAAAGGTTTGCCTCCATAAGGGACTACCATGAACTTCGGGTTGACGAGCCGGAAAGCAGCAACGGCAGGCAGAAAATCATCCTGTTTCACTACGCCATGCGGACCTGGAACGGCTCACACCGCGGAACGTGGCAGCTTTACGGCCATTCCCACGGAACTTTGCCGGATGATGAAATGGCTTTAAGCATGGATGTCGGTGTGGATTGCCATAATTTTTATCCGGTTTCTTACGAAGAAATCAAAGAAATCATGAAGAAGAAAAAATGGGTGCCACCGTTTGCACCGAGAAATTAG
- a CDS encoding ATP-grasp domain-containing protein has protein sequence MDICLTGEGWKIVEINCINSSGFYPNTNVKSIVRALNIYFSD, from the coding sequence ATGGATATCTGCTTAACCGGTGAAGGCTGGAAAATAGTTGAGATTAATTGTATCAACAGTTCCGGGTTTTATCCCAATACCAACGTGAAAAGTATCGTCAGGGCATTGAATATTTACTTTTCAGATTAA
- a CDS encoding AAA family ATPase: MTQNIEKLNKVLTYVKDTFVGKNDVVDLLGICLLARENAFLYGPPGTAKSAIVRTLAKTVKDGKNFEYLLTRFTEPNEIFGPFDIRKLKEGELLTNTEGMMPEASMVFLDEIFNANSAILNSLLMALNEKVFKRGKETRHLPALMFVGASNILPEDEALNALFDRFLIRINVDYVHPELLQQVLLAGRKLENQTETDMPEIFSDEIRELQGFCKSVDLKPVYEVYLNTIISLRNTGIAISDRRAVKLQNLIAASALICGRTEAVLSDLWVLKHIWDTQEQIEILEGIINRTIEKDDSPGSHPQALQNKAPNPEEIMKDVKILVGKWEGETLSFEEQNVIKDKLRYLQTRCDWIRNPEQKQYIQQEIERLWQKILQSI; encoded by the coding sequence ATGACTCAGAATATTGAAAAATTAAACAAAGTCCTTACTTACGTCAAAGACACTTTTGTCGGAAAGAATGATGTGGTAGACCTTTTGGGAATTTGTTTGCTGGCCAGGGAAAATGCCTTTTTATACGGGCCTCCCGGAACGGCAAAGTCTGCCATTGTAAGAACGCTGGCAAAAACCGTTAAAGACGGGAAAAACTTTGAATACCTGCTGACCCGCTTCACGGAACCGAACGAAATTTTCGGGCCTTTCGATATCAGGAAACTGAAAGAAGGGGAGCTGCTGACCAATACCGAAGGCATGATGCCGGAAGCCTCCATGGTTTTCCTGGATGAGATTTTCAATGCCAATTCTGCCATTCTGAACTCACTCCTGATGGCTTTGAATGAGAAGGTCTTTAAAAGAGGAAAAGAAACACGGCACCTACCGGCCCTGATGTTTGTGGGAGCGAGCAACATACTTCCTGAGGATGAAGCATTGAATGCCCTGTTTGACCGTTTCCTGATCCGGATCAACGTGGATTATGTGCATCCCGAGCTTCTCCAGCAGGTGCTTCTGGCAGGAAGAAAACTGGAAAACCAGACGGAAACGGATATGCCTGAAATCTTTTCGGACGAAATAAGGGAACTTCAGGGTTTCTGTAAAAGCGTTGATCTGAAACCGGTGTATGAAGTCTACCTCAATACCATCATCAGCCTCAGGAATACAGGGATTGCCATTTCTGACCGAAGGGCCGTGAAGCTGCAGAACCTGATTGCGGCAAGTGCCCTGATCTGCGGAAGAACCGAAGCTGTTTTATCCGACCTCTGGGTGCTGAAACATATCTGGGATACCCAGGAACAGATTGAAATCCTGGAAGGGATCATCAACCGGACCATTGAAAAAGACGATAGCCCGGGATCCCATCCGCAGGCACTGCAGAATAAAGCACCGAACCCGGAAGAGATTATGAAAGACGTAAAAATCCTGGTCGGAAAATGGGAAGGCGAAACATTGAGTTTTGAAGAACAGAATGTAATCAAAGATAAATTAAGATACCTCCAGACCCGCTGCGACTGGATCAGGAACCCTGAGCAGAAACAATATATTCAACAGGAAATTGAACGTCTATGGCAAAAGATCCTTCAGAGCATATAA
- a CDS encoding peptidase, whose amino-acid sequence MIQAEIKSLLREDISILIKIPNSGKHYLCDCGEASLLTVKEVQSVSALFISHTHIDHFSNFDGIFRHQIGSGEKIVICGPKNIHKQVEARLKSYTWNLVDEKAIEYEIREVVSEAEINVYRICPPYWNLELSATQNFLFEDENVSVDCAVLDHKTDSVAYLFREKDSVTYNENASGFRKGKWISELKAAFETQDPEKAIEIEGTVYKATDLFHLLTRNEGYRLGVIMDHAVCESNYEKIKIVFRKADLVYIETFYKDEDRELAGQNYHSFASASGKIMKDCDVKEAVPIHFSRRYTENDRLEIETAFYKAFRSS is encoded by the coding sequence ATGATACAGGCAGAAATAAAAAGTCTTTTAAGAGAAGACATCAGCATATTGATAAAAATCCCGAATTCCGGCAAGCATTATCTGTGCGATTGCGGGGAAGCAAGCCTGCTGACGGTGAAGGAAGTACAGTCGGTTTCCGCACTGTTCATCAGCCATACGCATATAGACCATTTTTCAAATTTCGACGGGATTTTCAGGCATCAGATCGGAAGCGGGGAAAAAATCGTGATCTGCGGGCCGAAAAATATCCATAAACAGGTTGAGGCGAGGCTAAAATCCTATACCTGGAATTTAGTTGATGAAAAGGCCATTGAATATGAGATCCGGGAAGTTGTTTCAGAAGCGGAAATCAATGTTTATAGGATTTGTCCGCCGTACTGGAACCTTGAATTGTCTGCCACGCAGAATTTCCTTTTTGAAGATGAAAATGTAAGTGTTGATTGTGCAGTTCTTGACCATAAAACGGATTCAGTTGCGTATCTGTTCAGGGAAAAAGATTCGGTCACCTATAATGAAAACGCTTCCGGATTCAGGAAAGGAAAATGGATCAGTGAACTGAAGGCTGCTTTTGAAACTCAGGATCCGGAGAAAGCCATTGAAATTGAAGGCACGGTTTATAAAGCAACGGATTTATTTCATTTGCTGACCCGTAATGAAGGTTACAGGTTAGGTGTGATTATGGATCATGCCGTTTGTGAAAGCAATTATGAGAAAATAAAAATCGTCTTTAGAAAAGCGGACCTGGTATATATCGAAACCTTTTATAAGGATGAAGACCGGGAATTGGCCGGACAGAATTATCACAGCTTTGCTTCAGCATCCGGAAAAATCATGAAGGACTGTGACGTAAAAGAGGCTGTTCCGATTCATTTTTCCAGGAGGTATACGGAAAATGACAGGCTCGAAATTGAAACTGCTTTTTATAAAGCGTTTCGCAGCAGTTAA
- a CDS encoding 3'-5' exonuclease: MKTTNEILVIDLEATCWEYDKIPAGQKTDIIEIGICELNRTTRAISKKQSIYVIPERSKISTFCTDLTGITPQLVKEKGIRFEEACEKIRDEYSSASLAWAGFGSFDKEQVSQQCDYLGIENPFSGNYINIMHQFRAYNGLYKMMGLKRALKALNMDFEGNHHSGADDAYNAARILREIIG; encoded by the coding sequence ATGAAAACAACTAACGAAATATTGGTCATCGACCTGGAAGCCACATGCTGGGAATATGATAAAATTCCTGCCGGCCAGAAAACCGATATTATAGAAATAGGGATTTGCGAACTGAACAGGACAACCCGTGCCATTTCCAAAAAGCAGAGCATATATGTTATTCCCGAGCGGTCGAAAATCAGTACATTCTGTACTGACCTGACAGGAATTACGCCGCAGCTGGTAAAAGAAAAAGGAATCCGTTTTGAAGAAGCCTGTGAGAAAATCAGGGATGAATACAGCTCAGCTTCGCTGGCTTGGGCAGGCTTCGGAAGCTTTGATAAAGAACAGGTTTCGCAGCAATGCGATTACCTAGGCATTGAAAATCCTTTTTCCGGAAATTACATCAACATCATGCACCAGTTCAGAGCCTATAACGGGCTTTACAAAATGATGGGACTCAAAAGAGCCCTCAAAGCCCTGAACATGGATTTTGAAGGGAACCATCACAGCGGAGCGGACGATGCTTACAATGCCGCCAGAATTCTAAGGGAAATAATCGGATAA
- a CDS encoding 3'-5' exonuclease: MKTTDNILIIDLEATCWKDRPPRGQESEIIEIGVCIMDARTGKISQNEGILVKPQYSKVSPFCTELTTITQQMLDDEGILLEDALDILRAEYISEDLTWASYGNYDLNMLQNQARRFRVDYPLSDDHINVKTLFGQTHPTVRKSVGMARALSELNFKLDGMHHRGVDDAKNIAKILHWCIKQQ, encoded by the coding sequence ATGAAAACAACAGATAATATATTAATTATAGACCTCGAAGCCACGTGCTGGAAAGACCGGCCGCCGAGAGGACAGGAAAGTGAAATCATAGAAATCGGCGTATGTATCATGGATGCGCGTACCGGTAAGATTTCACAAAATGAAGGGATTTTAGTAAAACCTCAATACTCAAAAGTAAGCCCGTTCTGTACGGAGCTCACTACCATTACCCAGCAGATGCTGGATGACGAAGGCATTTTACTGGAAGATGCTTTGGATATCCTCAGGGCAGAATACATTTCTGAAGACCTGACCTGGGCAAGTTACGGAAACTATGACCTGAATATGCTGCAGAACCAGGCAAGGAGATTCAGGGTTGATTATCCTTTGAGTGATGACCACATCAATGTGAAAACATTATTCGGGCAGACGCACCCGACCGTCCGCAAAAGTGTCGGCATGGCAAGAGCTTTAAGCGAACTGAACTTCAAACTTGACGGTATGCATCACAGAGGCGTGGATGACGCGAAGAATATTGCGAAGATTTTGCATTGGTGCATAAAACAACAGTAA